Proteins encoded together in one Candidatus Kaiserbacteria bacterium window:
- the ruvB gene encoding Holliday junction branch migration DNA helicase RuvB: protein MSTPIDDTQDETAEDTADVFLDKTLRPNKWDEYVGQKRIKDNLAILLRAASEREQPPEHILFYGPPGLGKTTLAHLIAHESGSQIRITSGPAIERVGDLASILTNLGEKDILFIDEIHRLNKNIEEVLYPAMESGVLDIIIGKGPSARTIQLELPAFTLIAATTQVSGISSPLRSRFSGGTFRLEYYDTEEIKDILKRSAKILGVTIEEDALDEIAKRSRFTPRTANFLLKRCRDFAQVHKNKLDKKSAQEALELLDVDDLGLNRNDKEILNIIINKFNGGPVGLKTLAAATSEEESTIEEVYEPYLIQLGLLDRTPRGRIATALAYEHIGLEVPKRLQEKA, encoded by the coding sequence ATGTCAACCCCAATCGACGACACACAAGATGAAACGGCAGAAGATACTGCTGATGTCTTCCTTGATAAAACACTGCGTCCCAACAAATGGGACGAATATGTTGGCCAAAAACGTATAAAAGACAACCTCGCAATCCTCCTTCGAGCAGCGTCAGAGAGAGAACAACCTCCTGAACACATTCTTTTTTATGGTCCTCCCGGTTTGGGGAAAACAACGCTTGCTCACCTTATCGCCCACGAATCCGGTTCACAAATTCGAATTACGTCTGGTCCTGCCATTGAGCGAGTTGGTGACTTAGCATCCATACTTACCAACTTAGGCGAGAAAGATATCTTGTTCATCGATGAAATACACCGCCTCAACAAGAATATTGAAGAGGTCCTCTACCCTGCAATGGAATCAGGTGTGCTCGATATCATCATTGGAAAGGGGCCCTCAGCACGCACAATACAACTTGAACTTCCTGCGTTTACATTAATAGCTGCAACGACACAAGTGTCGGGCATTTCAAGCCCCTTGCGTAGCCGTTTTTCAGGTGGAACGTTCCGTCTTGAGTATTACGACACTGAGGAGATAAAAGATATTCTGAAACGTTCGGCAAAGATACTCGGTGTCACTATCGAAGAAGACGCATTAGACGAAATAGCAAAAAGAAGCCGTTTCACACCACGTACGGCAAACTTTCTACTCAAACGTTGCCGCGACTTTGCACAAGTGCACAAGAATAAACTCGACAAAAAGTCAGCTCAAGAAGCACTGGAGTTATTGGATGTTGATGATCTCGGACTCAACCGAAATGATAAAGAAATTTTGAATATAATTATAAACAAATTCAATGGAGGCCCAGTTGGATTAAAAACGCTTGCCGCTGCAACTTCGGAAGAAGAGAGTACTATCGAAGAAGTATACGAACCATACCTTATTCAACTTGGCTTACTCGACAGAACTCCACGTGGGCGCATCGCAACTGCGTTAGCCTACGAACATATTGGCCTTGAAGTACCGAAGCGACTGCAAGAAAAAGCTTAA
- a CDS encoding RNA polymerase sigma factor, whose amino-acid sequence MDVEKAFTQAYEEHSDGLFRHCSFRVSNRERALELTQETFMKTWDAASNGKEIQNYKAFLFRVLNNLIIDEYRKKKSSSLDALLEQEGVTEGNFEGLQTGSLEEEIEKLEIGLQSQELARALTQLPDSYRSVVVMRFMDGLQPKEIAEVLNENENTVSVRINRGIKKLQEYMVTQ is encoded by the coding sequence ATGGACGTGGAAAAAGCATTCACACAAGCATATGAAGAGCATTCAGATGGGCTATTTAGGCACTGCTCTTTCCGTGTGTCGAATCGCGAGAGAGCTCTCGAGCTCACACAAGAAACGTTTATGAAAACGTGGGATGCAGCTTCAAACGGTAAAGAAATACAAAACTATAAAGCGTTTTTGTTTCGCGTGCTCAACAATCTCATAATTGACGAGTACCGAAAGAAAAAAAGTTCTTCACTTGATGCACTTCTCGAACAAGAGGGAGTAACAGAGGGAAATTTTGAGGGATTGCAAACGGGAAGTTTAGAAGAAGAAATTGAGAAATTAGAGATAGGACTCCAATCGCAAGAGCTTGCTCGTGCCCTTACGCAGTTACCAGACAGTTATCGGAGTGTTGTCGTTATGCGTTTTATGGATGGATTGCAACCAAAAGAGATTGCTGAAGTTTTGAACGAGAATGAGAATACAGTATCGGTGCGAATAAACCGCGGCATCAAAAAGTTACAGGAATATATGGTTACACAATAA
- a CDS encoding YebC/PmpR family DNA-binding transcriptional regulator, producing MSGHNKWSKIKHKKAATDAAKSKVFGKMAKLIAIESKKANGDITSPGLRAAIESAKGVSMPKDNIDRAVAKGSSEETAALESILYEMYGPGGTAVLIDILTDNRNRTAAEIRHLLSKLGGYELATPGSAAWAFTKQAEGGYEANSTVEISDEDGEKLEALMEALDEQEDVQDVYTNAA from the coding sequence ATGTCAGGACACAATAAATGGTCAAAAATAAAGCACAAAAAAGCGGCTACTGATGCTGCAAAGAGTAAGGTATTCGGCAAAATGGCAAAACTCATAGCCATAGAGTCGAAAAAAGCAAATGGCGACATAACGTCACCTGGATTGCGCGCTGCAATAGAATCAGCAAAGGGAGTAAGTATGCCAAAGGACAATATAGATCGTGCAGTTGCAAAGGGATCTTCTGAAGAAACTGCGGCATTGGAATCTATCTTGTACGAGATGTACGGACCAGGTGGAACTGCAGTACTTATTGATATTCTTACTGACAACCGAAACCGCACGGCAGCAGAAATTCGCCACTTACTTTCAAAACTGGGTGGGTACGAACTCGCAACTCCAGGAAGCGCCGCATGGGCCTTCACAAAGCAAGCCGAAGGAGGATACGAAGCAAACAGCACTGTTGAAATTTCAGACGAAGATGGTGAAAAACTTGAAGCTCTCATGGAGGCTCTTGATGAACAAGAAGACGTCCAAGACGTTTACACAAACGCTGCATAA
- the ruvC gene encoding crossover junction endodeoxyribonuclease RuvC: MRIIGIDPGYERLGIAIIEKDTGKEILVHSECFQTDAALPFHQRLHKVGERIEALVSEYSPKQLALENVFFNTNQKTAMDVAAVRGVLLYVGKSLNLETFEYTPPQIKSAVGGSGRADKKAVASMIHNLIDINKEIRLDDEYDAIAVALTHSAIHRK; this comes from the coding sequence ATGAGAATAATCGGTATAGACCCAGGTTATGAACGCCTCGGGATAGCAATTATTGAAAAAGACACTGGAAAAGAAATTCTAGTTCATAGCGAGTGCTTTCAGACAGATGCAGCACTTCCCTTTCACCAGCGCCTGCACAAAGTCGGCGAACGTATAGAGGCACTTGTTTCAGAATATTCACCAAAACAACTCGCACTAGAGAACGTTTTCTTTAACACCAACCAAAAAACTGCAATGGATGTTGCGGCTGTTCGTGGGGTTTTATTATATGTAGGAAAGTCACTGAACTTAGAAACATTTGAGTACACACCTCCTCAAATAAAGTCCGCAGTGGGTGGAAGTGGGCGTGCAGATAAAAAAGCGGTAGCTTCAATGATTCATAACCTAATAGATATCAACAAGGAAATTCGCTTAGATGATGAGTACGATGCTATTGCAGTAGCACTTACACACAGTGCTATCCACAGAAAATAA
- a CDS encoding tyrosine--tRNA ligase: MFSNFFKSTAVSTDEAKIEELLTRGVAEVIQYDSLKKKLLSGRQLRIKLGIDPTSPNLHLGRAVPLLKLRDFQKLGHQVVLVIGDGTGVVGDTSDKESERPMLTRELVLENMSTYFEQASAILDMRKVEKRRNSEWLHKLTYEEIGMHADQFSVADFIARDNIKKRLDAGKRVSLREMLYPLMQGYDSVALKADVELGGTDQRFNLLAGRTLQEHFGQERQDIIMNPLIEGTDGRKMSSSWGNTINLTESPAEMYAKVMRVNDEVMPVYFTNLTRLPMAEVTEITEGLTAKTVNLRDTKMRLAHAIVSLFHSDKEAVTAQEVFISTFQKGGIPENVQSTSIKKGDVLVDVFLEAGVVESKTDFKRLVEAGAITNKTTNTKIDNTAAIATSGIYKIGKHRFLEIKV, translated from the coding sequence ATGTTTTCAAACTTTTTTAAAAGCACGGCTGTTAGTACAGACGAAGCAAAGATAGAAGAATTACTCACTCGTGGCGTTGCTGAAGTTATTCAGTACGATTCTCTTAAAAAGAAGCTGCTCTCAGGACGACAGCTACGTATTAAGTTAGGAATAGATCCAACAAGCCCCAATCTTCATTTAGGGCGAGCAGTACCACTACTTAAACTCCGAGATTTTCAAAAACTTGGACATCAAGTTGTGTTGGTAATTGGTGACGGAACTGGTGTAGTTGGAGATACTTCTGATAAAGAAAGTGAGCGCCCAATGCTCACAAGGGAATTGGTATTAGAAAATATGAGTACCTACTTCGAGCAGGCTAGCGCAATACTCGACATGAGGAAGGTAGAGAAACGCCGCAACTCTGAATGGTTACACAAACTTACCTATGAAGAAATTGGTATGCACGCCGACCAATTTTCCGTTGCAGATTTCATAGCACGCGACAATATCAAGAAGCGTCTTGACGCAGGGAAGCGTGTATCGCTTCGCGAAATGTTGTATCCACTTATGCAGGGCTACGACAGTGTTGCACTTAAAGCCGATGTTGAATTAGGTGGTACCGACCAGCGATTCAACTTACTTGCAGGAAGAACACTACAAGAACACTTTGGACAAGAACGACAAGACATTATTATGAATCCTTTAATTGAAGGAACTGACGGACGCAAGATGAGTTCAAGTTGGGGCAATACAATCAACCTTACTGAATCTCCGGCGGAAATGTATGCAAAAGTGATGCGTGTGAATGACGAAGTCATGCCAGTGTATTTCACGAACCTAACGCGACTACCTATGGCTGAGGTTACCGAAATCACAGAAGGTCTAACTGCGAAAACAGTGAACTTGCGAGATACTAAGATGCGTCTTGCGCATGCAATTGTGAGTCTCTTTCATAGCGATAAAGAAGCAGTTACCGCTCAAGAGGTATTCATCTCGACTTTTCAAAAAGGAGGTATACCAGAAAATGTACAAAGCACTTCAATAAAAAAAGGAGACGTTCTTGTAGACGTGTTCCTTGAAGCAGGTGTTGTGGAATCTAAAACTGACTTTAAACGTTTAGTGGAAGCTGGGGCTATCACCAACAAGACAACTAATACAAAAATCGACAACACAGCTGCCATTGCCACTTCAGGAATATATAAAATAGGAAAACACAGGTTCTTGGAAATTAAGGTATAA
- a CDS encoding penicillin-binding protein produces the protein MKRIFRNFFITSVALGLFVVSGVFLWVATLEIPTLDGFAARQITQSTKIYDRTGEVLLFDLHEDIRRTVVPLEDMSRNLKNATIAIEDAEFYSHYGIRPGRTLKAVYDNITTGDLLGGQGGSTITQQVIKNTLLTRDKKISRKVKEWILALKIEQILEKDEILELYLNEAPYGGNIYGAEEASQHFYAKSASELTLVEAAYLAALPQAPSRYSPYGNRTDLLEDRKNLVLTQMLQGGFITQEEYDEASTEIVEFEQYGDTNIKAPHFVFYVREYLEEKYGREAVYESGLKVITTLNYDLQKIGEEVVAEFAYKNEEDFNAENAALVAIDPKTGHILTMVGSRNYFDEDIDGKFNITTAYRQPGSTFKPIVYASAFEQGYTPETVVFDVPTQFSTNCEPNNFSSADGCYSPVNYDGVFRGPMTFRNALAQSINIPAVKALYLVGVNTALETAQKLGIESLAENVNYYGLPLVLGGGEVSPLEITSAYGVFANDGVRHPHTAILRVEDSAGTVLEEYEENEGKQVILEQTARSVSSVLTDIQARTPAYGENSFSFGSQQVAIKTGTTNDFRDVWIMGYTPSIAVGTWGGNNDNSPIVKKVAGFVLAPMWRAYMDRALPLVEAENFEPPIPEEDVETLKPVLRGFWQGSTASTTSSVHSILHWASKNDPRGPVPSNPTQDPQYESWEYAVNVWAQENTPQLAGGFNSGISNQNINMQESIKILSPVTGGVYKEGEILSVLVGTNNSLPITSVDYYFNDVFLGNSNQKPYTLSIIPSGKGEQTITVTGRGGDALNYTTEVTFQVD, from the coding sequence ATGAAGCGAATATTTCGTAACTTCTTTATAACCTCTGTAGCACTAGGGCTTTTTGTCGTAAGTGGTGTTTTTCTGTGGGTAGCAACTCTTGAAATTCCCACTCTCGATGGCTTTGCTGCGCGACAGATAACTCAATCAACAAAAATCTATGACCGAACCGGAGAAGTTCTCCTCTTTGATTTACACGAGGATATTCGTCGAACAGTAGTCCCACTTGAGGACATGTCTCGTAATCTAAAAAATGCAACTATCGCTATTGAGGATGCAGAATTTTATAGTCACTACGGTATTCGTCCTGGTCGTACGTTGAAAGCAGTGTACGACAACATAACAACTGGAGACCTACTCGGCGGACAAGGTGGCTCCACAATTACTCAACAGGTAATTAAAAATACCCTTCTCACACGCGATAAAAAAATATCTCGAAAGGTAAAGGAGTGGATTTTGGCACTAAAGATTGAACAGATTTTAGAAAAAGATGAAATTCTCGAACTCTATTTAAACGAAGCACCATATGGTGGAAATATATATGGCGCTGAAGAAGCTTCACAGCATTTTTATGCAAAATCTGCTAGCGAACTCACTCTCGTTGAAGCGGCATATCTAGCAGCTCTCCCGCAAGCACCAAGTCGGTACTCTCCCTATGGAAACCGTACTGACCTGTTGGAGGATAGAAAAAATTTAGTCCTTACACAAATGCTTCAGGGTGGTTTTATTACACAAGAAGAGTATGACGAAGCATCAACGGAGATTGTAGAGTTCGAACAATATGGTGATACAAATATTAAAGCTCCCCACTTTGTCTTTTATGTACGAGAGTATCTCGAAGAAAAATATGGCCGGGAAGCTGTGTATGAAAGTGGATTAAAGGTTATAACCACACTGAATTACGACCTGCAAAAAATTGGAGAAGAAGTTGTTGCAGAATTTGCGTATAAAAATGAGGAAGATTTTAATGCCGAGAATGCAGCACTTGTTGCCATTGACCCAAAGACAGGCCACATTCTCACAATGGTAGGATCACGTAACTATTTTGATGAAGATATAGACGGTAAATTTAATATTACAACTGCGTATCGTCAACCAGGGTCTACATTTAAACCAATTGTGTATGCCTCCGCATTCGAACAGGGATATACTCCAGAAACTGTTGTGTTTGATGTCCCTACGCAATTCTCAACAAACTGCGAACCAAATAACTTTAGTAGTGCAGATGGATGCTATTCACCAGTAAACTATGATGGTGTGTTCCGAGGACCAATGACATTCCGTAACGCGCTGGCTCAGTCAATAAACATCCCTGCCGTCAAAGCTTTGTACTTAGTTGGTGTAAACACAGCGCTTGAAACAGCTCAAAAACTTGGTATAGAAAGTCTTGCTGAAAATGTCAATTATTACGGGCTTCCTTTAGTACTTGGGGGTGGTGAAGTGTCTCCATTAGAAATAACGAGTGCTTACGGAGTGTTCGCAAACGATGGAGTACGACATCCTCACACTGCTATTTTACGCGTTGAAGATTCCGCTGGGACAGTCCTAGAAGAGTATGAGGAAAATGAGGGTAAACAAGTGATTTTAGAACAAACAGCTCGTTCAGTTTCGAGTGTCCTTACTGATATCCAAGCCCGCACGCCAGCATACGGTGAAAATTCATTTTCGTTTGGCTCTCAGCAAGTCGCAATTAAGACTGGTACGACTAATGATTTTAGGGATGTATGGATAATGGGTTACACACCTTCGATTGCAGTAGGAACATGGGGAGGAAATAATGACAACTCTCCTATTGTTAAGAAGGTTGCAGGGTTTGTTCTTGCTCCAATGTGGCGCGCGTACATGGACAGAGCTCTGCCATTAGTAGAAGCTGAAAACTTTGAACCGCCAATACCTGAAGAAGATGTGGAGACTTTGAAGCCAGTACTTCGTGGGTTCTGGCAAGGATCGACTGCATCTACCACCTCGAGTGTTCATTCCATACTCCACTGGGCCTCTAAAAATGACCCGAGAGGACCCGTTCCTTCAAATCCGACCCAAGACCCCCAATATGAATCATGGGAGTATGCGGTTAATGTGTGGGCTCAGGAGAACACACCACAACTAGCGGGAGGTTTTAATTCAGGTATTAGTAACCAAAATATAAACATGCAAGAAAGTATAAAAATACTCTCACCAGTAACAGGTGGTGTGTATAAGGAAGGAGAAATTCTTTCAGTGTTGGTTGGTACAAACAATTCACTTCCTATTACGTCAGTAGACTACTATTTTAATGATGTCTTTCTAGGAAACTCGAATCAAAAACCGTATACATTAAGCATTATCCCAAGTGGTAAAGGTGAACAAACCATTACAGTTACCGGCCGAGGTGGTGATGCTTTAAACTACACAACTGAAGTTACTTTCCAGGTGGACTAA
- the dnaN gene encoding DNA polymerase III subunit beta, which produces MKLECLKKDLEEAVDTTSRVVSNSATLPVLRCLVFEAEGKNVTIRSTNLELSIEIKFSADVKIEGSVAIPAQILHSTLKTSPQQSKVSLELIEGSIVLVIGGAKTTIKTIPLDDFPTIPKPETKNKHIIPKESLIKGVKSVLYSASTSLIKPELASVYMYHEDENLVFVATDSFRLAEKKVHYKTEEELPTTIMPVKNTTELVRILESQQNQDLEVFIDENQYSIKSGDLYITSRIIDGSFPDYRSILPKETTTEVVVLKEDLLNTLKKAQIFSDKFGQITLHVYPQKKTFTISARNNDVGEIFDSLDAAITGEDLDISFNHKYLIDVFQSITTDSVSLSFAGFGKPLIVKGVSDNSFIYLVMPMNK; this is translated from the coding sequence ATGAAATTAGAATGTTTAAAAAAAGACCTTGAAGAGGCTGTGGATACCACATCAAGAGTGGTGTCTAATTCAGCAACACTCCCAGTGCTCAGATGTTTGGTGTTTGAAGCAGAAGGTAAGAATGTAACTATACGCTCAACAAATCTAGAATTAAGTATTGAAATAAAATTCTCAGCAGATGTAAAAATAGAAGGATCTGTAGCAATTCCTGCTCAAATACTACACTCAACCTTAAAGACATCACCACAACAATCTAAAGTATCACTAGAACTTATTGAAGGATCTATAGTGTTGGTAATAGGTGGTGCAAAAACAACAATTAAGACAATCCCACTAGATGACTTCCCAACAATTCCTAAACCAGAAACTAAAAATAAACACATAATACCTAAAGAAAGCCTCATTAAAGGTGTAAAGAGTGTTTTATACAGTGCATCAACTTCACTAATTAAACCAGAGCTCGCTAGTGTATACATGTACCATGAAGATGAAAATTTAGTATTCGTTGCCACTGACTCGTTTCGCCTGGCTGAAAAAAAAGTACACTATAAAACAGAAGAAGAACTACCTACTACAATAATGCCTGTAAAAAACACTACAGAACTTGTTCGTATCTTAGAATCACAACAAAACCAAGACCTCGAGGTATTTATTGACGAAAACCAATATTCGATTAAAAGTGGTGATTTATATATAACCTCTCGCATTATAGATGGCTCTTTTCCTGACTACAGAAGCATTCTTCCTAAAGAAACAACAACAGAAGTTGTAGTGTTGAAAGAAGATCTTTTAAATACACTAAAAAAAGCTCAAATATTCTCTGATAAATTTGGCCAAATTACACTTCATGTGTACCCTCAAAAAAAGACATTCACTATTAGTGCTAGAAACAACGATGTTGGTGAAATATTTGATTCCCTCGACGCTGCTATAACAGGAGAAGACTTAGATATAAGCTTTAATCATAAATATCTTATAGATGTATTTCAATCAATCACTACTGACAGTGTATCTTTGTCTTTTGCAGGATTTGGAAAACCACTCATTGTGAAAGGCGTAAGTGATAACTCATTTATTTATCTTGTTATGCCAATGAACAAGTAG
- the dnaA gene encoding chromosomal replication initiator protein DnaA → MLNDQELWQNTLVYIEMNISEASFRTWFKDTAIIKHDNNIVYIGVPNKIVKDWLYEKHNNFILKTIRGFDDSIRGVEYMVTKNAAKRASGEQRPAQNTNQNQNQLLLQDMFIDKRDNLNPRYTFDTFVVGPFNQLAHAAAQAVVQNPGLTYNPLFIYGGTGHGKTHLIQSIGNYLKKTNSNRKVFYVTSERFTMDFINAVKIGKGNNFKDKYRQYDVLIMDDIQFIADKERTQEELFHLFNALYDNNKQIIFSSDKHPNSLPGLEERLKGRFSAGMIAEIPNPDIESRMEILREKALQHSFNIPEEVLQYISKEVPGNIRELEGLLNTLICKTQLKGKELSSLEVQNVVKHTSKPNKNISVAEVVKKISEYYEVEEQNIYKKTRKKEVVRPRQVIMYILREDFAISYPSIGEKIGGRDHTTVIHSCEKIKNEIKTDTVLDQEINHVRTLIHN, encoded by the coding sequence ATGTTAAACGATCAAGAACTTTGGCAGAATACACTTGTGTATATAGAGATGAATATCTCTGAAGCTAGTTTCCGTACATGGTTTAAAGATACGGCAATCATTAAACATGATAACAACATAGTCTACATTGGAGTTCCTAATAAAATTGTAAAGGATTGGTTGTATGAAAAACACAACAACTTTATTCTAAAAACCATCCGTGGGTTTGATGATTCTATCCGAGGTGTTGAATATATGGTGACAAAAAATGCAGCTAAGCGTGCCTCGGGTGAGCAGCGTCCTGCGCAAAATACAAACCAGAATCAAAACCAACTGTTATTACAGGATATGTTTATTGATAAACGAGATAATCTTAATCCTCGATACACATTTGATACATTTGTAGTTGGTCCTTTTAACCAATTGGCTCACGCAGCCGCTCAAGCTGTTGTGCAGAATCCTGGCCTTACTTACAACCCTTTGTTTATTTATGGTGGTACCGGTCACGGAAAAACCCACCTTATTCAATCAATAGGGAACTACCTAAAAAAAACAAATTCTAACCGAAAGGTTTTTTATGTTACCTCAGAGCGATTCACTATGGATTTTATAAATGCGGTGAAAATCGGTAAAGGTAATAATTTTAAAGATAAATATAGACAATATGATGTGTTAATTATGGATGATATTCAGTTCATCGCAGATAAAGAACGTACACAAGAAGAGTTGTTCCATTTATTTAATGCATTGTACGACAACAATAAACAAATAATCTTTTCATCAGACAAACATCCTAATAGCCTTCCTGGTCTAGAAGAACGATTAAAAGGGCGTTTTAGCGCTGGTATGATTGCTGAAATCCCAAATCCTGATATTGAATCGAGAATGGAAATATTACGTGAAAAAGCACTACAACATAGTTTTAATATTCCAGAAGAAGTTCTTCAATATATATCAAAAGAAGTACCAGGAAACATTCGAGAATTAGAGGGTCTTCTTAACACCCTTATTTGTAAAACGCAGTTGAAAGGAAAGGAATTAAGTTCTTTAGAAGTCCAGAATGTTGTAAAACACACTAGTAAACCGAATAAAAATATTTCGGTTGCTGAGGTCGTTAAAAAAATATCTGAATATTATGAAGTTGAAGAGCAGAATATTTACAAAAAAACAAGAAAAAAAGAAGTTGTTCGCCCACGACAGGTAATTATGTATATACTACGAGAAGATTTTGCTATTTCATACCCAAGTATTGGAGAAAAAATAGGGGGGAGAGATCACACCACTGTTATTCACTCATGTGAGAAGATAAAAAATGAAATCAAAACTGACACTGTTCTTGACCAAGAAATTAATCATGTCCGTACACTTATACACAATTAG
- the rpmH gene encoding 50S ribosomal protein L34 has product MSTKRTYQPKKKKRQRKHGFLARAATAAGRRVLLMRRRRGRAQLTVKRK; this is encoded by the coding sequence ATGTCCACAAAGCGTACATACCAACCAAAGAAAAAGAAGCGACAGCGAAAGCATGGATTCCTTGCTCGCGCAGCTACAGCAGCAGGACGCCGAGTTCTTCTTATGCGACGACGTCGCGGACGAGCACAACTTACTGTAAAGAGAAAGTAG
- the rnpA gene encoding ribonuclease P protein component gives MLSKKHRATTATVVKTITHGKTRSAPHFSVRALSNSSPVTAVVVSKKVSPKAVIRNTLKRRIRAAIQPLKFSKDTTFVIYVKKGVEDLTISEIQKELQELLI, from the coding sequence ATGCTTTCTAAAAAACACCGTGCAACTACCGCTACGGTGGTTAAAACCATTACTCATGGCAAGACTCGAAGTGCGCCTCACTTTTCAGTGCGTGCACTTTCAAACAGCTCCCCAGTTACTGCGGTAGTGGTATCAAAGAAAGTTTCTCCAAAAGCAGTTATTCGCAATACACTAAAGCGGCGCATACGGGCAGCGATACAACCACTTAAGTTTTCAAAAGATACAACTTTTGTTATATATGTAAAAAAAGGCGTGGAAGACCTTACTATTTCTGAAATACAGAAAGAACTACAAGAGCTTCTTATCTAA